The DNA window ACAGATCACGCACATCATAACCAAAATTCAGTTCGACGCCTTCCATCGCCTGAAGCTTGCGGAACATGGCACGGGTCAGAGCGCCGAAGTTAACGTCGGTACCAATTTCCATGCGGGTCGCGGCAACTGGCTGATTCGGATCGCGATCGGTCATAACCAATGGCATCCACTCCGTCAGCTGGGCCGTGTCTTCCGAGTATTGCATCCCGTGAAACAGGTAATTCTGTTGCAGCGCGTCGTAGCGTTTGTGCAGATACTCGACGTTTTCGGCACCCCAGACAAAACTCATATGGGGAATCGACCGGATAAAATCGGGGGCATCGTGCAGGAAGCCTTTCTCGACCAGGTACGACCAGAACTGTTTCGACTGTTCAAACGACTCGGCAATTTTTATCGCCTTCGATGCGTCGACGCTGCCATCGGCCTTCTGGGGCGTATAGTTCAGCTCGCAGAACGCCGAGTGACCCGTTCCGGCGTTGTTCCAGGCGTCAGAGCTTTCGGCGGCTGCAATGTCGAGCCGTTCGTAAATAGCAATAGTAATAGTTGGATCGATCTCCTTGAGCATTACCCCCAGGGTAGCACTCATGATACCGGCGCCAATCAGGAGGACGTCCGGCCCTTTTTTGTCAGTTTTTTTACGTTTTGCCATATTCAGGTTGGGAGATGACCTCCTTCGGAAAAGACAAAATTAAAGGGTCGCTTGTTCCGATTAACCAGTAGATTTCATTACAAGACCATATTCTTCGACGAACGACTGTTTCTGCAGCTGGTTGGGTGAACTTCTGTATTAACAGGTTGCTGGAAAGCACGTTTTCACCATGCTTTTCTGCGTACACCTTGTCAGTCCCTGAATGGAAGTGCAACAACGCCCGGCGAATAACCAGTTTTGGGTACTTTTGGGCATGAAACAGGCAATTCGTACGGTTGGGCTGCTGCTATTCTGCCTGCTGTTGCTCGCCCAGACGGTGCGGGCGCAGGTACCACTGATCGGGCTGGCTACGACTGCTCCGGCCGACCCGGGGGGAATTCGGGAGGGGCGATTTATCGGCGTTATAGCGGGTACTGCTGCTTTTTACACGATCACACTGCTGATGCTCCGTAAGCAGTGGTACAAGAAGCGTGTGCCATTTCACAGTTTCAATGACAACGCTGAGTGGCTGCAAATGGACAAGATTGGCCACGCAACGACGGCCTATTGCATGAGCCGGGGCGGCTACGAACTGATGCGCTGGAGTGGGGTCGATGAACGGGCAAGTATCCTGACCGGTGGGCTGCTCGCGCTGCTGTTCCAGACCACCCTTGAAATATACGACGGACATTCGGAAGGGTGGGGGTTCTCGAAAGGCGACATGATTGCCAATGTGGCTGGCACGGCCCTGTTTATGGGTCAGCAGTACGGCGCGGGGCAGCAGGTCGTCAATCTCAAATACGGGTTCCGCAAAACGATTTACCCGCCGTTTCGCCCCAACCTGCTCGGCCGCACAACCGGTCAGCAAATGCTCAAAGACTACAACGGCCAACAATACTGGCTGTCGGTCAATCTGGCGTCGGTGTTGCCCGTCGGCCCTGCGTTTCCGGGCTGGCTGAATCTGGACGTGGGCTACAGCGGCAGCGGCATGATTGGCGGTCATGAAAACCCGAAGGTTTTTGACGCCAGTGGAAGTGAGATCAAATTCAACCGACACCGCCAGTTCTTTATGTCGCCCGACGCCGATCTGTCCCGGATCAGTACATTCAGCCCTTCGTTGCAGCGGTTCATCGGTACGGTTCAGTTTTTCAAATTACCGGCCCCGTCGCTGGAGTTTAGCCGACCCAACGGCTTTCGTTTCCACCCACTCATCTTACCAAAAGAATAGCGTTTGGCGCGCAGATGTAGCCTGAACCGAATACCCCAAACCGAAACTATGTCTTTCTCTGACTACCTCGCCGACAAAAAGATCGACGGCCCGCAATTTCAGCAAGCTGAGCCGGCTGTGTACAGCGAATGGGCTGCGCTTTTCGAGCAGATGCACCCCGATAGCTTTACCGTTCAAAAAAAATTCCTCATCAATGCGCTACGTCGGCGGTATATGCTCCGTCTAAGTGACGATTAAGCGGATTGAGGGTCAACCCGCTCGTTACGAATACTTTACACCATTGAGTATGAGCATGCCATTGAGCGAGTTGAAAGGAATTACGGAGGCCGCCCTGACCGGACTAAAAGGGCAGGGTATCGGCGACAGCGACAGCCTGCTGGAGAAAGCCCGCACCCCACAGGGCCGCAAAGCCCTCGCAACGGCCTCCGGTGTCGACACGGCAACGATTCTGGAACTAACAAACCGCGCCGATTTGGCCCGGCTGAAAGGCGTCGGTCGCGTTTACAGCGATCTGCTGGAAGAAGCGGGCGTCGACACGGTAAAAGAACTGGCGCGCCGGTCGCCCGCCAATCTGCACGCCAAACTAATTG is part of the Spirosoma rhododendri genome and encodes:
- a CDS encoding DUF2279 domain-containing protein; amino-acid sequence: MKQAIRTVGLLLFCLLLLAQTVRAQVPLIGLATTAPADPGGIREGRFIGVIAGTAAFYTITLLMLRKQWYKKRVPFHSFNDNAEWLQMDKIGHATTAYCMSRGGYELMRWSGVDERASILTGGLLALLFQTTLEIYDGHSEGWGFSKGDMIANVAGTALFMGQQYGAGQQVVNLKYGFRKTIYPPFRPNLLGRTTGQQMLKDYNGQQYWLSVNLASVLPVGPAFPGWLNLDVGYSGSGMIGGHENPKVFDASGSEIKFNRHRQFFMSPDADLSRISTFSPSLQRFIGTVQFFKLPAPSLEFSRPNGFRFHPLILPKE
- a CDS encoding DUF4332 domain-containing protein, with product MSMPLSELKGITEAALTGLKGQGIGDSDSLLEKARTPQGRKALATASGVDTATILELTNRADLARLKGVGRVYSDLLEEAGVDTVKELARRSPANLHAKLIEINSTRQLTQRPPSAEQVVDFVDQAKALPAGIEY